The Chloroflexota bacterium genome includes the window TTTTTGTCGCGCCCTGCCAAACGCGATTCAAGATTGCGAACTGAACGACATTGGAGTTTGGTCACACGCCCCAAAGGATTCCTTCCATTCATTCAACGCTAACAACATATTTTGTACAAAACAAAAATCGCGCGGCGTTGTCTCCGCGCGATTTTCATTTGCGAAACTATCGCACTATACAACTATTGCACTATTGCACCACTCACCACATCTCGATACTGTAATCCCCAATCACCGCGTCGAGCCGTTGCCGTTCGATAAAGTCCACCGCTTTTTCGAGCAAGCCGTGCGCGTACTGCGCGTCCGTCGAAACGGTGACGAGCGCGATCGTCGCGGCTTGCCACGCATCATGCGAATCCACTTCGGAGACCGCGACGTTGAATTCGTTTCGCACGCGCGCAATCAACGACTTGACAACGTGGCGCTTGTCTTTCAGCGAGTGGCTCGCCGGAATTTCCAGTTCGAGCGTGCAAACACCGATGACCATTTTGGATTTTGGATTTTCGATTTCAGATTGCGAATGGCGAATAGCGGATGGCGATTGGCAAATGGTGAATTACGAATTATGAATTACGAATTGCATTTCGAACTTCAGATTCGATCAACTTTTCGAGGCGCGACACATCAGCGCCGACGAACTGGACGCGCGAAGGATGACGCTCGCTGACTGGACACGCATTACACTCGGCGCACACATCGCGTCCGCGTTGCGCGAAAACCTGCTGCCGCATCGCCGCCAGCGTTTGAATCGCGCGGTCGGGCAGCGGCTCGACCGGTTTGCCAAGCGCCTGTTGCGCAGCGAGCGTCACCTGCGCCGAATGCTCGACGCGCTCCAAGCGCATGTACGCGTCCCACAGCGTTGCGCCGACCGTCACCGAGCCGTGCCGATCTAGGATCATCGCGTCGAAAGTTTTCACCAGGTCGCGCACGGCGAGCGGACCTTCGGGACTCGCGGGTGTCGCGTACGGCGTGGTGGGAATCGTGCCCAGGTCGTACAGCACTTCGGGCAAGACGCATTTGGCGAGCGAAACGCCGGCGAGCGTACACGCAATCGTCATCGGTGGGTGTGCGTGAATGACCGCGTGCACATCCGCGCGCTGGCGATAGCATTCGAGATGCAAACGAATTTCCGACGACGGTTTGAGATCGCGTCCCTTGCCATAGAGCGGCGCGAGTTTTTCACCGCGCAGATCGGTGACGAGCAATTGCTCCGCGTCGAGAAATCCTTTGCTGAATCCGCTCGGCGTAATTAGAATACACGCGTCGTCGAGCCGCACGGAAATGTTGCCATCGCCCGCGGCAACGAAATTTTTTTGGTGCAGTAACTTGCCGATCTCGACGATGCGTTGGCGCAATTCTTGTTCGGATCTAGTGTCCATACTTTTCCATCAACTCATCCGCGAGCGCGTTCTCGCGCGCGATCCGCGCATAGAGATGCGCGCTTGGACGCGGCGCGCGCGTTTGCGTTGCGAAATCGTTCGCGATCAAGCCGAATCGCAAAAAGTCCAAACCTTCGATCCACTCGAAATTGTCAATTAGCGCCCAGTGGAAATAGCCGCGCACGTCCGCGCCATCCTGAATCGCGCGATGCAACGCGGCAAGATACGTCACCAACACGCGCGGGCGAATTTCGTCGCGCGCATCCGGAATGCCATGCTCGGTGATGTAAATCGGCTTGCCCGCGCGCGCCGCGTCCATCACGACATCGTAAAACGCGTCGGGGTCAATGTCGCCCCAGCCAAACCATTCGCGCAGCTCGGCGTCGTTTGCCACGCCCCACGGCTGGGGCGGCGTCTGCCGACCGAACAACTCGCCGATGTTCCGCCAATCCACCGCGACGCGCGCGGAAAAATAAAAATTCAGTCCAATGAAATCCTGGGTGTTGATCGCTTCCGGCGCCGCCGCGCCGAACGGGAGCGGCATTCGCCCATTGTGCAGCGCGTCGAGGAACAAGCGATTGAACACGTGATTCTGCAGCCGGACGAGCGTGCGATTGAGCGACGAACGCGGATTCGCCGGGCGCAGGGCGCGGACGTGATGCGCGACGCCGACCCGCACGTGCGGCTGAACGCGATGCAGCGCGCGATACGCCGCCGCGTGTCCGCGCACCAAGTTCGTCAGCACGCGCAAGGCAAGCATCACATCTTTTTTGCCGGGGGACCATCGCCCGCTGACGTACGCGCTGAAGGCGTACACGTTCGGCTCGTTGATCGTGACCCAGGAATCGCACAGGTCGCCAAATTCCTGAACGGCTTTGTCCGCATAGCGCGCGAACCGCGCAATCGTCGCTTCGGTTTCCCACCCGCCTTTTTCGGTGAGCCAGCGCGGGTTCGTAAAGTGGTGCAGCGTGACGAGCGGCGTCATTCCGTGATCGCGCAGCGCGCTTAACATGCGACGATAGAACGCGATAGCGTCCGCACTCCATTCGCCTTCGCGCGGTTCGAGGCGACTCCATTCCAGCGAAAGACGATGCGCGTTCTGATGCAACTGCGCGGCGAGTTCGAAATCGTCGCGATAACGTTCGCCGCGCCACCAATCGCACGCGACCGCGGACGTGTCGCCGTGCTTGATCCGACCCGGCACTTGCTCCCAGTCCCACCAATCGTTGTTCGTGTTGCCGCCTTCGACCTGATGCGCCGCCGTTCCCGCGCCCCAGAGAAAGCCATTGGGAAAAATCCGTTTGCTCATATTACTGTTGTTCCCAGGTCGCGATCAACTCGAACACCTCGACCGGCGTTTCGCGTCCCTTGACCATGATCGTCTCGCGCGGATGGACGACCGCTTTTTCGGCGATCAACGCGCACGAATCGCGGCTGAGAATGATTTGCCCAGTCTCGGCATTTTCCTGCAACCGCTTGGCGAGATTCACCGAGTCGCCGACGGCGGTATAGTTTATCAATTCGCGTGTGCCGATGTTGCCGACGACAGCTTCGCCGGTATGAATGCCGACGCGAAAAGTCAAGCGTTGATTTTCGGGCAACTGTCGCGCGTACTCGGCGACATTGCGTTGTAATGCGAGCGCCGCGCACGCGGCGCGCCACGCGTGATCCGATTGCGGCAACGGCGCGTTGAACACCGCCATTACACCATCACCCAGGAATTTGTCGAGCGTACCTTCGTACCTCAAGATCACTTGCGCCGCAACGGAAAGATAGCCGTTGAGAATCTGCACCAATTCTTCCGGCGGCAGATGTTCGGACATGCGCGTAAAGCCGTGCAGGTCGGCAAACAGAATCGTGACCGGTTGACGATCACCGCCTAGCGCGGTGCGACTGGGATCGGCAAGCACGCCTTCGACGACCGACGACGGCACGTACCGTTCGAACGTCGTACGGACGCGACGCGTTTCTTCCTCGAGGCGCGCGACCTGGGTCAAGTCCTCGACGACCAACGCGACGCCCGACGTTTCATCATCGCGTTGAATCGGCGACATGTGAATCGTCAAATGCACATCGCCGCGACCGATCACCTGCGTCACCGTCTCACGCACGGTTTGCGTCGTGCCCTGCATCCACACCCGCGCGAGCAATCGCGTGAACTGGTTGTCCTGCATCGGCGGCAACACGCGGTTGAACGCTTGCCCGATAGCGACCGCCGCGGGGATCTGAAAAATCTCTTCCGCCGCGCGGTTGAAACTGACAATCGTGCCTTCCCGATTCACCGTGAGGACGCCGGTCACGATACTCGCGAGCGTCGAGTCGAGGTAATCGCGCATCGCGCGCACTTGTAACACTTGGTCGCGCAAATCGGAGAGCAAGCGCGCGTTCTCCAACGCGACCGCGCTTTGATCGGCGAGCGTCGCGAGCAACGCCAGATCGGATTCGGTATAGCGATCATCCGACGCTTTGGGTCCCACCATCCACACGCCGATCAGCGACTCGTGGCTCATAATCGGCACATAGACTTCGCTGCGAAATTTGCGCAACAACGCGCGCGCGTCCGGCGTCACATCTATGAATTCCGGCAAGCGGTCAATGTCGTATTGCAAAAGCGGCGCGGGGCGCATCATCAACGCGTTGACGACGGGGGCTAAACCATCCACGCGCACTTCGGGGGGCCAATCGGGACGCGCGGGCAAGGGATGCAGGGTGACGCCGGATTTGGCGCGATGCAGAACGAGCAACGCGGCGTCGCGTGCGCCCATCGCGCTCTTGAGTAAGGTGCGGCCTTCTTCCGCGAGTTGCGCGAGATCAATCCGCGCGTTCAATCGTTGGCTGAACATTTGCACCACTTCGCGCACATCGTAGCGTGGACCGAACAACAAGTGACGCACACCGCGTTCGAGGATCGAGAGCAGAGGACGGAAGATTACCGCAAAGAAAATTGCCGCGACCAGGGCAGTCGCCATCACGCCCCAGGATTCGCGAGTGAGCGAAAAATTGATCGCCGCGTTGATCGTCAACGCGTACAGCGCAATCGCGAACAGCGTGATCAAGACATGTTGCGTGCCTTGCCGCAACACGAATCGCAAATCAATGAGATGGTGACGCAGAACGGCATAACTCAAGATCAGTACGCCAGTCACTTGCGCCGCAATCGCGATTTCGCGCGTGGGTACGCCCACCGCCAACTCCAGCACGTCGTACGCGGAAACGAACGGCAACCCAATCGTCAAGTATGCCAACCGATTGCGATGCAAGGGACTCACCAAACGCCGATTCACAATCACACTGCGCGTGATAACGAACGCGGTCGGCACCACCCACAACAAAACCCGCAGACTCGAAACGATAATCGGCACCGACAGAATCATATCCCCGATCGGAATGACCGGGCGATACAAATCCAATACCACCGCCAGCGTGAGCGCGCCCAAGCCGGGGAAAAAGATCCAAGGTTGGCGTTCACCATCCAGCGAAGGAGCAACCAGCGCCGAAGTGAATGCGGAGGCAAACGCGTAGAAAAAAAGCGGCAACGCGCTGGCGAGATAAAAATAGAGTTTTGGAACCAGGTCGCTGTTGCTACCCACACCGACGAGCGCATAGTCGGCGGCGAACACCAATTGGGTAAGCAGCGCGAACGCGATCCAAAACGTGAAACGACTTTCTACGCTATCGTGCCAGCGTTGGCGGACAGCGAGCAAAATCAATAACGCGCTGTAAATCAGCGCGGCAGTGAACGTGACGCCCAACAACAAGAACAGGTCATAATTCATGCGACATCAACGGTACGCCAAGATGGTTAAACAATTCGAAACGCGTCCACCAACACACAGCGGCGCTCGCGCGTAAAGGTGCGCGGGCGCGTCATGCCTTCGCCGGTCGTCCCCGCAATCGAGAACGAACAAAATCCTTCGCCGCCGTAACCCAGCCCCGCGAGATTGGGACCGTTCTTGACAAAAATCGAAACGTCCGCTTCTTTAGCATAGCGACTCAGGTGATCGAGATGGCGCGAGTAAATCACCGCGGTGTGCCGGCGTCCGCCTTCGACCGCGATCGCAAAATCAATCGCGTCATCGGCATTGGGCACGCGCACGAACGGAATGATCGGCATCATCTGTTCGGTCCACACGAGCGTATGCTCGCGCGGCACCTCGGCAATCGCGAGCCGCACTTCGTCGCCCACGGTGACGCCAATCTCCTTCAGAATGACCGATGGATTTTGTCCGATGAGTTTTTTATTCAACCCAGTTGATTTGCCCGGCTTGACCGGTTCGGAGAAAATCACTTTTTCGAGGCGCGCGAGTTCATCCTGTGTCAAGATGCGACAACCCAACCCGCGCAACGCGGCAAGCAAGCGGTCCGCAATCGCGTCCACCGCGATGATATTTTTCTCGTCGGTGCAAATGATGTTGTTATCGAACGACGCGCCTTTGATAATGCCGCGCGCGGCTTCGTCGAGGTCGGCGGTTTCATCCACGACGACCGGCGGATTGCCCGGACCGGCGCAGATCGCGCGCTTGCCGGACAAGAGCGCGACATGCACAACCGCTTCGCCGCCGGTGACAAGAGTCAAGCGCGTCCCAGGATGTTTCATCAACTCTTGCGCACTTTCGATAGTAGGATTCGCGATACCGGCAACGAGATTCGCGGGACCGCCCGCTTCGATGACGGCTTGATTGAGGATCGCAATCGCGCGTGCGGAACATTCCTTCGCGCTCGGATGCGGATTAAAGACGACCGAATTGCCGCCCGCGATCATCGCGATGGAATTACCGATGACCGTCGCGGTAGGATTCGTGACCGGGGTGATCGAGCCGCACACGCCAAAGGGTGCGCGTTCGACCAACGCCAAGCCGCGATCGCCGCTCCACGCCATCGGTTCGAGGTCTTCGATGCCCGGCACTTTGTTAATGTTGAGCAGATTCTTTTCGATCTTGTCTTCGTAGCGACCCAGCCCGGTCTCGCGCCACGCCGACCACGCGAGCACTTGGGCGTGCTCGCCCAAACGTTCGCGCACATGCGCGATGACTTCTTTGCGTTTCTCAAGCGGAAGCGCGATCCACATTTTCTGCGCGCGCGACGCCGCGTTGACCGCGCTCGTCACGTCCTGGAAAATTCCGCCAGAGCCGAGTGCGCTCGCGTCGCCGCGCTTGCCTTGCAATTCGGCGATGACGTACTGGACAATGTTATTGATATCGCGTTCGGTTAGTTCGGACATCGTGCCTCCAAGAGCACAAATAACCACTCACTCTGCATACTCGGAATATTCATCAAGCACACTATCCGACAAGTGAGCCAAGTGACGTTCCATCGCTAAATCACGCACACTGTCATACGGGAGGAATGTACAACTTTCATATAAAGGTCCTTTGTCGAGTAGAGAAAAGACCGGGCGACGAAGTTCTTGAAAAACCTTTTCGCGCCTTTCGCTTGGCGCAACGATATGCAATTTGATGTCCATGTTGGGTTGTAACGCCAACAAATCAGCCATGCGAAGAATACCAGAATAGACCGAGGTTGTGTGTTCTATTTCAAATGCACGGAGAATCGCTCGACCTCTTAGCCAAAGAACATCTATTTGCTCAATTGTTTTGAGCGTAGTCTCATCGTAGTTGAGAGGCAAAACATCCAACAGTGGACGATCTTCATCAGCCCATTCCGAAATCACCGCATTTCTATCACCACGCGGTATCCAAATTCTCATCCCCATATGAGCACCGATCTTTGCCAGCAAAGCCTGTATCTTGATTGATTCTCTAACTTCAGCAACTGGAACAGTGTCAGGTAGAGTTTCAGAATCTTGGGGTACTGAAACCGTTATTGTTCTATCAATTCTACGCACTTCGTGCGAGAGAATTTTTTTATACTCGTCTTCGTCAACTTCAAATGTTTCCCCACCGTCGCTCGCCTGCCTCAAAAGGAATTTCTCAAGAAACCGTCCATCTTCTTCAGAGAGCTGATTCAGACTGTTACGAAATTTCCCAGTCCAGTATGAGTAATCTGGTTCATAATTCCGGGTAAAAGATATTGCTCGCCAGATTCTTTCATCACGCATCGGAATGGATTTTTCTTTTGATAGCCAAACAAGCGGTTTGACTTTGAAACGGATTATGAACGGATCATCCTTTTCGTAAAAGAGCGGAGCTTCATCTCTAAAGCATGTGCTCATCACTTCGAGGATTCCAACCCAACGAGAAAGCTTGGTCATGTAGCAAACTAACCTGTCGCCTGGATGTACCCTATTTGCGGCATTCTGTTGGCGAACGCGAAAACCAGAAACTTCTCTCTTTGATTTTGTGAACGCCTCGTAGGTTTCGGGAGAAAACAAATCAAGATAATAAGCCATTTCTGATTCCTCACTTTTGCAAACTCACCGAATCAATCACGCCCACAATCGAAGAGCGCACGGGCTGATCTTTTATGCCGATAATCTGTCGCGTCGAGCCGCCCTCCTGGCACACCAACACCACATCGCCAACGCCGGACTGCGCGAGGTCAACCGCGATGAGCGCATCGTCCGGTTTTTCGCCGGGCAAATGCAACGGCTGCACGAGCATGATTTTCTGCGCGTGGTATGCCGGATGTTTAACTGTCGAAACGACCGTGCCGATGACTTTGGCTATTAGCATAATGGTAATTGGTAATTGGTATGTGGTAATTACCACTTACCAATTACTATTTACGTGAATTGAGAATATCCAAACGGCAATTCTAGATTTCCCGGATCAATCGTGTCAATGTGGTCAATCACACCGACAATCGCCAGGTCTGCTGGCGCGTTGGGAACGACTGCGAATGACGCGTCACGCGCGCGGACGAGAAACACAAAATCGCCGATGCCCGCGTGGACAACTTCAAGCGCGACCTGGGGACGCCCAATCGGTTCGCGTTTGTGATTGAGCAACTGCGTGATGAGCAACTTGCGCCCGTGCACCGCTTCGTCTTTGATTGTGGCGATCACTTCGCCGACCACTTGACCCAGAATCATTTCAACTGGCTCACAACGCGCCGCACGATCCGATCAATCAACGCGGCATCCGCGCTCGCGCCCAGTTTCGCGATCACTTCGGCTTTCACTTGATTGATGACTTGCTCTGTGTCCACGCGCGGCGCAACCGACGCGGACGCAGTCGCAGTTGCGATTCCAGACACCGATGCGGTTGAGACACGCAATACCACACCCAGTTTTTCGGCGCGCTCGCGCGCGACATCGGTGAGAACCACTTCATCCGTCACCGCGATTTCTTTGACGCCGCGCTTTGCTAGGTCTTCCACATCACGTTCGGTGTAAATCGTCTTCGCCATCCGAACCTCTTCTGACTACTGAATTCTGAATTCTGAATTCTGTTCTACACGCCTTCAATGGATTCGAGTGCGCGCACGGCAGCCTGTTTCGCCGCGAGCACTTCGGCTTCCGTGCCCGACAACCACATCCGACCGAATCGCCCGACCGATGAGATGTGAATGATTTTGATGTTCGCGTATTTTTCCGCTTCGTTTGCCGCGAGGTTGATATACGCCGCGGGCGCGCATTCGAGAATGAACAACGTCTCAGCCGCGACCAACATCGCGCCGCGCCGAAAACGATTGAGCAGTTGCACCTGGTACGGATCCACATTCGTAATGACCTGCACCGAAGCGATCTCTGGTTTTTTGCGATCCGCAATCTTCAAGCCGAGCCGATCCAGGACAATCTTGCCGGCTTCGAGCACTTCGGCTTGGTCGTTCGAGTGAATCTCGAACATGCCGAATTCGCGCTCGACGAGTTGCGCGCCCGGTTTTGCGCGCGTCGCCTTGACCGCGATATCCACGAGACGAAACACTTCGTTGCCGGGCGCGACCTCGATGTAGAGATCCGCCATACCTTGCACCGGCAAATCACCTTGTGTGATCGTGCCGACGAATGCCGCGTAC containing:
- a CDS encoding PAS domain-containing protein is translated as MNYDLFLLLGVTFTAALIYSALLILLAVRQRWHDSVESRFTFWIAFALLTQLVFAADYALVGVGSNSDLVPKLYFYLASALPLFFYAFASAFTSALVAPSLDGERQPWIFFPGLGALTLAVVLDLYRPVIPIGDMILSVPIIVSSLRVLLWVVPTAFVITRSVIVNRRLVSPLHRNRLAYLTIGLPFVSAYDVLELAVGVPTREIAIAAQVTGVLILSYAVLRHHLIDLRFVLRQGTQHVLITLFAIALYALTINAAINFSLTRESWGVMATALVAAIFFAVIFRPLLSILERGVRHLLFGPRYDVREVVQMFSQRLNARIDLAQLAEEGRTLLKSAMGARDAALLVLHRAKSGVTLHPLPARPDWPPEVRVDGLAPVVNALMMRPAPLLQYDIDRLPEFIDVTPDARALLRKFRSEVYVPIMSHESLIGVWMVGPKASDDRYTESDLALLATLADQSAVALENARLLSDLRDQVLQVRAMRDYLDSTLASIVTGVLTVNREGTIVSFNRAAEEIFQIPAAVAIGQAFNRVLPPMQDNQFTRLLARVWMQGTTQTVRETVTQVIGRGDVHLTIHMSPIQRDDETSGVALVVEDLTQVARLEEETRRVRTTFERYVPSSVVEGVLADPSRTALGGDRQPVTILFADLHGFTRMSEHLPPEELVQILNGYLSVAAQVILRYEGTLDKFLGDGVMAVFNAPLPQSDHAWRAACAALALQRNVAEYARQLPENQRLTFRVGIHTGEAVVGNIGTRELINYTAVGDSVNLAKRLQENAETGQIILSRDSCALIAEKAVVHPRETIMVKGRETPVEVFELIATWEQQ
- a CDS encoding EutN/CcmL family microcompartment protein, translating into MILGQVVGEVIATIKDEAVHGRKLLITQLLNHKREPIGRPQVALEVVHAGIGDFVFLVRARDASFAVVPNAPADLAIVGVIDHIDTIDPGNLELPFGYSQFT
- a CDS encoding DUF503 domain-containing protein; the encoded protein is MVIGVCTLELEIPASHSLKDKRHVVKSLIARVRNEFNVAVSEVDSHDAWQAATIALVTVSTDAQYAHGLLEKAVDFIERQRLDAVIGDYSIEMW
- a CDS encoding class II aldolase/adducin family protein encodes the protein MDTRSEQELRQRIVEIGKLLHQKNFVAAGDGNISVRLDDACILITPSGFSKGFLDAEQLLVTDLRGEKLAPLYGKGRDLKPSSEIRLHLECYRQRADVHAVIHAHPPMTIACTLAGVSLAKCVLPEVLYDLGTIPTTPYATPASPEGPLAVRDLVKTFDAMILDRHGSVTVGATLWDAYMRLERVEHSAQVTLAAQQALGKPVEPLPDRAIQTLAAMRQQVFAQRGRDVCAECNACPVSERHPSRVQFVGADVSRLEKLIESEVRNAIRNS
- a CDS encoding EutN/CcmL family microcompartment protein, coding for MLIAKVIGTVVSTVKHPAYHAQKIMLVQPLHLPGEKPDDALIAVDLAQSGVGDVVLVCQEGGSTRQIIGIKDQPVRSSIVGVIDSVSLQK
- a CDS encoding aldehyde dehydrogenase EutE; its protein translation is MSELTERDINNIVQYVIAELQGKRGDASALGSGGIFQDVTSAVNAASRAQKMWIALPLEKRKEVIAHVRERLGEHAQVLAWSAWRETGLGRYEDKIEKNLLNINKVPGIEDLEPMAWSGDRGLALVERAPFGVCGSITPVTNPTATVIGNSIAMIAGGNSVVFNPHPSAKECSARAIAILNQAVIEAGGPANLVAGIANPTIESAQELMKHPGTRLTLVTGGEAVVHVALLSGKRAICAGPGNPPVVVDETADLDEAARGIIKGASFDNNIICTDEKNIIAVDAIADRLLAALRGLGCRILTQDELARLEKVIFSEPVKPGKSTGLNKKLIGQNPSVILKEIGVTVGDEVRLAIAEVPREHTLVWTEQMMPIIPFVRVPNADDAIDFAIAVEGGRRHTAVIYSRHLDHLSRYAKEADVSIFVKNGPNLAGLGYGGEGFCSFSIAGTTGEGMTRPRTFTRERRCVLVDAFRIV
- a CDS encoding glycoside hydrolase family 1 protein — encoded protein: MSKRIFPNGFLWGAGTAAHQVEGGNTNNDWWDWEQVPGRIKHGDTSAVACDWWRGERYRDDFELAAQLHQNAHRLSLEWSRLEPREGEWSADAIAFYRRMLSALRDHGMTPLVTLHHFTNPRWLTEKGGWETEATIARFARYADKAVQEFGDLCDSWVTINEPNVYAFSAYVSGRWSPGKKDVMLALRVLTNLVRGHAAAYRALHRVQPHVRVGVAHHVRALRPANPRSSLNRTLVRLQNHVFNRLFLDALHNGRMPLPFGAAAPEAINTQDFIGLNFYFSARVAVDWRNIGELFGRQTPPQPWGVANDAELREWFGWGDIDPDAFYDVVMDAARAGKPIYITEHGIPDARDEIRPRVLVTYLAALHRAIQDGADVRGYFHWALIDNFEWIEGLDFLRFGLIANDFATQTRAPRPSAHLYARIARENALADELMEKYGH
- a CDS encoding EVE domain-containing protein — translated: MAYYLDLFSPETYEAFTKSKREVSGFRVRQQNAANRVHPGDRLVCYMTKLSRWVGILEVMSTCFRDEAPLFYEKDDPFIIRFKVKPLVWLSKEKSIPMRDERIWRAISFTRNYEPDYSYWTGKFRNSLNQLSEEDGRFLEKFLLRQASDGGETFEVDEDEYKKILSHEVRRIDRTITVSVPQDSETLPDTVPVAEVRESIKIQALLAKIGAHMGMRIWIPRGDRNAVISEWADEDRPLLDVLPLNYDETTLKTIEQIDVLWLRGRAILRAFEIEHTTSVYSGILRMADLLALQPNMDIKLHIVAPSERREKVFQELRRPVFSLLDKGPLYESCTFLPYDSVRDLAMERHLAHLSDSVLDEYSEYAE